Part of the Planococcus plakortidis genome is shown below.
GCGCAAGGCCGAGGCGGTAAACGACGTTGTCAAGGCGAGTTTCAAGCAAGATCATGAAGTTCTCACCGTGTTTGCCTTCCATTTTGCCGGCTTTGTTGAACAAAGTTTTGAACTGGCGTTCGTTTACTCCGTACATGAAGCGCAGCTTTTGCTTTTCTTGCAATTGCAAACCGTATTCAGAAACTTTACGGCGTTGGTTAGCACCGTGTTGACCTGGTGCGTAAGGGCGTTTTTCGAGTTCTTTACCTGTGCCGCTCAAAGAAATTCCAAGGCGACGTGACAGTTTCCATGCTGGACCTGTATAACGAGACATAATGAGTCTCCTCCTCTGATTTGGTTTTTAGAGTAAAATAAAAACCAGATGTATTCATGCTGCAAGCCATTTTGTTTTCATGTACCTTCGCTCAGCAGCCAAGAGTTACGCGATACACCTCCGCAGAGGAACAAAATGGGCAAACCCGCACATACAACTGCTGCGATTATTTTACACAAAGGCTAGTATACCTGATATCGGCTGCAGGAGTCAATGGGTAAAGGGCGGGAAGTACAGAAATGAGGCTTTCTTTTTCGGTATCCTCAGAGTAAAATGGAGATAGCTGTAAATGTAAGCGCTTTCTATTTTGTCTAAGGGGTGTATGAATGATGAAACAAAAGAAGAAGTTTGAAACGGCCATCATCCATGAGGGCTACGACAGTTCCGTGCATCATGATAGTCTTGCTACGCCGCTTTACCAGACGTCCACGTATTCGTTCGCGAATGCCGAGCAGGGAGAAGCCCGTTTTGCCGGTGAACAGGATGGCAATATCTACTCGCGCCTCGGCAATCCGACAGTGCGCGTCTTGGAACAACGCATGGCAGAGATTGAAGGAGGGGCGGCTGCGCTGGCATTCGGGTCAGGGATGGCTGCTGTCAGTGCAATTCTGGTTCATTTAACTAAAGCCGGCGACCATGTCCTATGTTCGCGCGGTATTTATGGATGCACATTCGGCTTATTGGAAATCATGGAGGAAAAGTACGGCATTACGCATTCACTTATCGCAATGACGACGGAATAGCAGATTGAACAGGCAATCCGGCCCGAGACGACAGTCATTTATGTCGAAACGCCGATCAACCCGACGATGGAACTCGTCAATTTGCGGGCGGTTGAAGCAGCTGCCAAAAAACATGGGTTGCGGGTAGTCATCGACAACACGTTCAGCTCGCCGTATTTGCAGAACCCGCTTGAATTCGGAGCCGATTTCGTGCTCCACAGCGCCACCAAATATTTGAATGGCCACGGCGATGTCATCGGCGGTGTGCTGGTCGGCGCGGATGCAGAAGAGATGCAGTTGATCCGCATGACCGTCCAGAAGGATTTCGGGGGCATCATGTCGCCTTTCGATGCCTGGCTATTGATCCGCGGCTTGAAAACCTTGCACGTGCGCATGGACCGCCATATCGATAACGCAGAAAAAGTCGTCGCCTTTCTTCATGGCGAACAGGCGGTCAAACGCATTTTGTATCCATTTGACGCAGGGCATCCGCAAGCGTCGATTGCCAAAGACCAGATGCGCCGCGGAGGCGGGTTGATCTCATTCGAACTTGAAGGAGGAAAGAAACAGGCCCAGGAGTTCCTGAATGCATTATCGCTCATCAAAATCGCGGTCAGCCTTGGGGATGCTGAAACCTTGATCCAGCATCCGGCAACGATGACCCATGCGGTTGTCCCTCCGGAAGAGCGGGAGCGGATGGGCATCAGCGATTCACTTGTGCGCTTGTCGGTAGGGCTTGAGAACGTCGAGGATATCATGGCCGATCTCGAGCGGGCTTTCGCACACATCAAATCCAATTTGCAGGAAATCTAAAAAAGATCCCGGCAGGATATCTGCCGGGATCTTCTGTGTTTAGATATGCTTCAACAATGTTTCCGCAAATTTTTCGAGCCCGATGCGGTCATCTTCCGTGAAGCGGGCAAGTTCCGGGCTGTCGATGTCGAGCACGCCGTAAGCTTCGCCGTCTTTGAAGAGCGGGATCACAATCTCCGAACGGGAAGCGGCATCGCAAGCGATATGTCCAGGGAAGGCGTGGACATCTTCGATCACCATCGTTTCGTTCTTATCGATGGCCGTGCCGCATACGCCTTTTCCGACGGGGATGCGGACACAAGCCGGCATGCCTTGGAACGGCCCGAGGACAAGCCCGCCGTCTTCCATCAAATAGAATCCGACCCAATTGATGCGGTCGAGAAATTGGCCGAGCAGTGCGGAAGCATTCGATAAATTGGCGATGCGGTTCGGTTCGCCTGCGAGCAGGGCATCCAGTTGTTTATTGAGCAGATTGTACTGTTCTTCGCGTGTGCCGCTGTAAGTGGATGTAGCAAACATGGAATCATCTCGTTTCTATAAGTTTCTATTTAATAGTGTTCAGTATAAAAGCGTTCGGCGAATTTGTGCAAGCCTTCAGCACTGTGGGCATCCGAACCGAAGACGAGCGGGATGCCGAGTTCGCGTGCATAAGCGATATAAGGCTGCGGCGGGTAAAATTCCAGGCAGCCTGGTTTCGACAAGCCGGCGGAATTGACGTCCAGTTCGTAGCCGTGTTCTTTGATCATCCGGAGGATTTTGCGGATGCGGGCATCATCGTCAATATGTTCCCGATGGATATGCTGGAATTTATGGCATAGAGTCGGATGCCCAATGCGTTTCGGTTTATGGGGGCCAAGATCCGCAAGTATGGATGCTTCGACGGTATCGTAATACAAGTCATAGACAGCCTGCACGGATCCCATGTCTTTCGCGAGATCCATAAAAGCGCCTGCACTGAAATCAAAACAGATATAGCGGTCAAGGCAGCGCAGGAAATGGACCGACAAGATGGCATCTTCCAGTTCAGTCCCGGCTTGCCCGAGCAGTTCGGCTGTCTGTTTTTCGAACCCTTGGATATAATCCACTTCTAGCCCGCTACGGATCCGCATTCCTGGAAATTGCGCTTTCGCCTCTTCCAGTGCATTGAAATACGCAGGCAATTCGGCCAAGCCCATGCCGCTATCTTGATCAGGCGTCGTATCCGTAAAACCTTCCGGCAAGGGAGCGTGTTCGGTAAAGCTGATGTCCGTGAACCCGGATTTTTCCGCCTTTTCGATATAGGCGCGGAACGGGTCGCTTGTGCCGTGAGGGCAGAACGGGGTATGGATGTGGCCATCGCGTTTTTGCATAAAGTTCACCATCTTTTCAATTTGATAAAATTATTCCCTGTTTTCTTCTAATTTGGCAAACAAAAGAGTAGAATACATGTTAAAATAAAAGAATCATTAAATATACTTATGTAACCGGTAATGTATTTGGAACAGGGGGCTAAATGACTTATGATGGAGTATATCATCATTGCGGTCATCATTCTATTGGCGCTGCTTATCATCGGCATGGTGTTTCGAAAAAAACACAATGCGGAAATCGAGCGTCTGGAACAACTGAAACTGCAACTAAAAGAGAAACCGATTATGGAAGAGCTTACCAAAGTGAAACAATTGAACTTGAATGGCCAGACAGAGGAAATGTTCGAGCGATGGCGCAATAAATGGAACGAAATCATGGATGTCGACATCCCGAAAATAGACGCAACACTCTATGACGCAGAAGAATCGATCAAACGCTTTAATTTCCCGAAAGCTTCCAAGCTCGAAAAACAAGCTGAAGTGAAAATAGATGATACAGACCAGCAAATTGCGACTATTTTCTCTGAACTGGATGAACTGATCGGCAGTGAAGAGAAAAATCGCAGCGAAATGGATCTGATCCAGGATAAATACGTGCGAGCGCGCAAAAATCTGCTCGCCCACAAGTCTTCCTACGGGGCGGCTGCCGGCCCGCTTGAAAAACGCTTGGAGTCATTCGTCCAGCGCTTCGAGGAATATGATCAGCTGACCGATGAAGGCAATTACTTGAGAGCGCGTGAGACAGTGATCAATTTATCGGCAGACAGCACGGAAGCTTTCATGCTAGTGGACGATATCCCGATGATGCTGGCGGAAATCGATGACAAGATCCCGCAGGACCTTGCGCAATTGCGCCAAGGCAAGCAAGAAATGGAAGAGCAATCGTATTACCTCAATCACCTGGGATTGACCGAGAAAATGGACGAAATCGACCAAGAACTTGCGGCATTGAAAAAACAATTGGAGACTCTTGA
Proteins encoded:
- the rpsD gene encoding 30S ribosomal protein S4, with protein sequence MSRYTGPAWKLSRRLGISLSGTGKELEKRPYAPGQHGANQRRKVSEYGLQLQEKQKLRFMYGVNERQFKTLFNKAGKMEGKHGENFMILLETRLDNVVYRLGLARTRRQARQLVNHGHILVDGKRVDIPSYSVKPGQTIAFREKSNNLDVVNEAIEVNSFVPEYVSIDADKKEGTFVRLPERSELSAEINEQLIVEFYSR
- a CDS encoding GAF domain-containing protein, which gives rise to MFATSTYSGTREEQYNLLNKQLDALLAGEPNRIANLSNASALLGQFLDRINWVGFYLMEDGGLVLGPFQGMPACVRIPVGKGVCGTAIDKNETMVIEDVHAFPGHIACDAASRSEIVIPLFKDGEAYGVLDIDSPELARFTEDDRIGLEKFAETLLKHI
- the hisJ gene encoding histidinol-phosphatase HisJ — translated: MQKRDGHIHTPFCPHGTSDPFRAYIEKAEKSGFTDISFTEHAPLPEGFTDTTPDQDSGMGLAELPAYFNALEEAKAQFPGMRIRSGLEVDYIQGFEKQTAELLGQAGTELEDAILSVHFLRCLDRYICFDFSAGAFMDLAKDMGSVQAVYDLYYDTVEASILADLGPHKPKRIGHPTLCHKFQHIHREHIDDDARIRKILRMIKEHGYELDVNSAGLSKPGCLEFYPPQPYIAYARELGIPLVFGSDAHSAEGLHKFAERFYTEHY